The Leptolyngbya sp. 'hensonii' region GGTTGGGTCGTTGCATTGGGCGATCGCATTCTCCCGGCAGACGCCCTGAATATGCCCGGTGCTCACAATCTCCAGAATCTTTTGATGGCAGTGGCGACAGCCCGCTTGGCTGGAATCGAAACAGATGCGATCCTCGAGGCAATCTCCACCTTTCCCGGTGTGCCCCATCGCCTGGAGCGCATCTGCACCGTTCAGGGGGTGGACTACATCAATGACAGCAAGGCTACCAACTATGATGCCGCCCAGGTGGGGTTGGCCTCAGTCGAGAGTCCGGCGATTCTGATTGCTGGGGGGGAAGCCAAACAGGGAGAAGACGCAGCATGGTTGCAGACGATTCGAGATCGAGCCGCAGCCGTGCTGTTGATTGGCAGCTCAACTCCAGCCTTTGCCCAACGCTTGCAGGAGGTGGGCTACGCCACCTATGAAGCCGTGGAGACGATGGAACGGGCGGTGCCCCGATCGGCTGAACTAGCCGCCCAATTGGGAGCCAGCGTAGTCCTGCTTTCCCCGGCCTGCGCCAGCTTTGACCAGTATCAAAACTTCGAGCAGCGCGGCGACCATTTCCGGCAGCTTTGTCTAGATTTATTGCAGTAGCCAGGAGAAGCGCATCCCAAGTTCTTGCCTGCAATTGCCATTGTCGTTTAAGCAGGTGAACTGTAGGGCTGGGGTAGATTGAGGGACTTGCCTAGTCGCTATAATGCGAGTACTTCGAGCAAATGGGATAGGCAACCATCCCCTAGAGGATTGACCGATGACCACTGTGATTGCTACACCCATCAGTCAAATTAAGTTGGCCCCTGGTAGTGCAATCAGTATTTTGGGGCTGACCTGGAAGACCTATGAAGCGTTACTTCAGGAACTGGGGAACGATCGCCTGACTCGACTTGCCTATGATCAGGGCATGTTGGAAATTAGAATGCCGGGAGAACTCCACGAAATTATCAACCGACTGCTGGCAAAAATCATCACGATGCTGGCGATGGAATTAGGCATGGAAGCCAATGACTTTGGCTCTACTACCCTGAATCGCGAGAGTCTTGATCGGGGCATTGAACCCGATAGTTGTTTCTACATCCAGAATGCGGAACCGGGGCAGGGACTGGAAACCAAGGGGACTGAAAGCCTTGCTCCCGACTTAGTATTGGAGGTGGACATTGCCAATTCCTCCGCTAATAAGCTGGCGATTTATAAAGCGATCGGAGTGCCTGAAATCTGGTTGTTCTCCCGAAATGGGCTCAAAATCTGGGTACTTCAAACTGGGCAGTATCTTGAAGCGGATCGCAGTCGATCGTTTCCGCTGGTTTCTGCTCAACAGCTCAACCATTGGCTTGAACTACGGAGAACCGAAACGGATTTGACCGTGTTACGGGAGGTTCAGCGGTTCTGTAAAGCACGATAAAAGGAGCTACAGGAGCAAGATTGTGGTTCGCAAGCAATCGAAAGGAACCTGTCTCTACTGCGGTAAGGAGCT contains the following coding sequences:
- a CDS encoding Uma2 family endonuclease, with the protein product MTTVIATPISQIKLAPGSAISILGLTWKTYEALLQELGNDRLTRLAYDQGMLEIRMPGELHEIINRLLAKIITMLAMELGMEANDFGSTTLNRESLDRGIEPDSCFYIQNAEPGQGLETKGTESLAPDLVLEVDIANSSANKLAIYKAIGVPEIWLFSRNGLKIWVLQTGQYLEADRSRSFPLVSAQQLNHWLELRRTETDLTVLREVQRFCKAR